Proteins encoded in a region of the Stieleria neptunia genome:
- a CDS encoding GNAT family N-acetyltransferase, giving the protein MITLPSPSPVAKCESTTPLLRGRLVTDCCEMESLVPAWRRLVGRCAWRNPCYEPEFLIPLIKHRREASARLLVVEGTPTNGDTPELYGVMPLVTMPFYRLPIQCVHAWRPDEAFDSTPLIDADDVEATLTAMFTSLSRQNARLLAFDTVSASPKFDQHVRKTVTENQLSIFTRDRFSRAALEPDGDAEAYLRQSMSKNRRKKARKLLAKLQQVGDVTFEHSGDADELHHWAHQFVDLEASGWKGREGTALACQSESLAFFLEMVDRFGQQDSIRFGRLTLDGAPVAMLVDLHSGDHVSGYKTTYDERFAEYSPGFLLEIQNVHWLHETGCTVSDSCTDPNNELINSLYAERLPFQSIVIGLDSGMHWPVTSLLPLMQSSARIAKSCARRLGC; this is encoded by the coding sequence ATGATCACGTTGCCGTCACCCAGTCCCGTTGCCAAATGCGAATCAACCACGCCCTTGCTTCGTGGGCGATTGGTGACCGATTGCTGCGAAATGGAGTCGTTGGTCCCGGCCTGGCGACGGTTGGTCGGACGATGTGCATGGCGAAATCCCTGCTACGAACCGGAGTTCTTGATTCCGCTGATTAAGCACCGCCGGGAAGCATCGGCACGTCTGCTGGTGGTCGAAGGGACGCCGACAAACGGCGACACGCCCGAGCTTTATGGGGTGATGCCGCTGGTGACGATGCCCTTTTACCGGTTACCGATCCAGTGCGTTCACGCTTGGCGGCCGGACGAAGCGTTCGATTCGACCCCGTTGATCGACGCCGATGACGTGGAGGCAACACTCACGGCGATGTTCACGTCACTGTCCCGGCAGAACGCGCGGTTGCTGGCCTTTGACACCGTCTCGGCCTCCCCCAAATTCGATCAACACGTTCGCAAGACGGTGACAGAAAACCAACTTTCCATTTTTACTCGCGACCGATTTTCGAGGGCCGCCCTGGAGCCCGACGGGGACGCCGAAGCGTACCTCCGTCAGTCGATGTCAAAGAACCGTCGCAAGAAAGCCAGAAAACTGCTCGCCAAGCTGCAGCAAGTCGGCGACGTGACGTTTGAACATTCCGGCGACGCCGATGAGCTTCACCATTGGGCACACCAGTTCGTCGACCTGGAGGCGAGCGGCTGGAAGGGCCGCGAAGGAACTGCGTTGGCCTGTCAAAGCGAATCGCTCGCCTTCTTTCTGGAGATGGTCGATCGCTTCGGCCAACAGGACTCGATCCGATTCGGTCGCTTGACGCTTGATGGCGCTCCGGTCGCCATGCTCGTCGACCTGCACAGCGGCGATCACGTCAGCGGATACAAAACGACGTACGATGAGCGGTTCGCCGAGTATTCCCCCGGCTTTCTGTTGGAGATCCAGAACGTTCATTGGCTGCACGAAACCGGATGTACCGTAAGCGATTCATGCACCGACCCGAACAATGAACTGATCAATAGCCTCTATGCCGAGCGTCTTCCGTTTCAAAGCATCGTGATCGGGTTGGATTCGGGGATGCATTGGCCGGTCACATCGCTTTTGCCGTTGATGCAATCCTCAGCACGCATCGCAAAATCCTGTGCACGCAGGCTCGGGTGCTGA
- a CDS encoding M1 family aminopeptidase gives MIPIDRWSLIAVLLFCLVGQSRGAEIICRYCADGRSHAMLPLGLELDGRYQYAPDRQVDVLHLKLDVTPDFDARTVAGTVSITAQPIAKPVEILSLDAVDISVQEVRCQEATVDDFISTRDGLQIAFAEPIPVGKEFTVEIDYSAQPIAGLYFRTAEMGYPEQDTHIWTQGETHEARHWFPCFDYPNERSSTEVICHVPKTMRVLSNGKRMGETIDAAGLKAVRWLQEKPHANYLICLVAGNLEKLEKRHRDIALGFYTQPTLAEHAANSFRDTPDIMAFFEQEIGVPFPWHKYDQVTIRDFTAGGMENTSLTTLTHTTIFSEATENIRTTRRLDAHEMAHQWFGDYVTCKDWSHLWLNEGFATYYTHLFEGHKFGRDAMLYGLYSDATGRVLTQDKDTKPIVYNGYKNAMQQFDYRSYPKGSWVLHMLRSQLGEDLYRQCVKEYLQRHALTSVVSDDLRQVIEELSGRPMDRFFDQWLYHPRHPDLKISYKWMPKEKLAKVNIKQTQKLSEDVLLYHFPTKLRFIVDGKPVDHEIVVSEVDEDFYVPLAAKPSIVRFDPEYTVLATVSFDKSNDLLKPQIENADDMMGRLLACVALADRKTDASVKLLAERLNSDPFFGVRIEAAKALGKHGSDEALDALQSSWESQSDARVRQAVVQRLFGRFTPETLELALEVLEKESNPAIQVAAIGALGKFHGDASKQKLTELLESDSFGNEVADAAIAAIGKMNDPELVPALLTVLQKRQSELDARDFGRGLGALAKTARPLEDKDQVFQFIRSHVEHPKSTVRTAALSALGQLGDRRAVAVIESYSDSGDSRIAGAAKRALGELNASRPLVPTEIIELRKTMTELKRETEKLKAELKDLKAQEAASDD, from the coding sequence ATGATTCCTATTGACCGTTGGTCCCTGATCGCTGTCCTGTTGTTCTGTCTTGTCGGGCAATCCCGCGGCGCAGAAATCATCTGCCGATACTGCGCCGATGGCCGTTCCCACGCGATGCTTCCGCTGGGTCTGGAACTCGACGGTCGCTACCAATACGCGCCCGATCGTCAAGTCGACGTGCTGCATCTCAAGCTGGACGTGACGCCCGACTTCGACGCGAGAACGGTCGCCGGCACGGTCTCCATCACCGCCCAACCGATCGCCAAACCGGTCGAAATCTTGAGTTTGGATGCGGTCGACATCAGCGTCCAGGAAGTGCGTTGTCAGGAAGCGACCGTTGACGATTTCATTTCCACTCGCGACGGTCTGCAGATTGCGTTCGCCGAACCGATTCCGGTCGGGAAAGAGTTCACCGTCGAAATCGACTATTCCGCCCAGCCCATCGCGGGGCTGTATTTTCGCACGGCCGAAATGGGCTACCCCGAGCAAGACACGCACATCTGGACGCAGGGGGAAACGCACGAGGCGCGGCACTGGTTCCCGTGTTTCGACTATCCCAACGAACGTTCCTCGACCGAAGTGATCTGCCACGTCCCGAAGACCATGCGTGTGCTGAGCAACGGAAAACGGATGGGGGAAACGATAGATGCGGCGGGATTGAAAGCGGTCCGTTGGCTGCAAGAGAAACCGCATGCGAACTACTTGATCTGCCTGGTCGCCGGGAACTTGGAAAAGCTTGAAAAACGTCATCGTGACATCGCACTCGGTTTCTACACGCAACCGACGCTCGCCGAACATGCCGCCAACTCCTTTCGCGACACGCCCGACATCATGGCGTTCTTTGAACAGGAAATCGGCGTGCCCTTTCCATGGCACAAATACGATCAAGTGACGATTCGTGACTTCACCGCCGGCGGCATGGAGAACACGTCGCTGACCACGTTGACGCACACGACGATCTTTTCCGAGGCGACCGAAAACATTCGCACGACGCGGCGACTGGATGCTCACGAAATGGCACACCAGTGGTTCGGTGACTACGTGACCTGCAAAGATTGGAGTCACCTGTGGTTGAACGAAGGCTTCGCGACCTATTACACCCATCTGTTCGAAGGCCACAAATTCGGACGCGATGCGATGCTGTATGGGCTCTACAGCGACGCAACCGGCCGGGTGTTGACTCAAGACAAAGACACCAAGCCGATCGTGTACAACGGCTACAAAAACGCGATGCAGCAGTTTGACTATCGGTCCTATCCCAAGGGCAGTTGGGTGCTGCACATGCTGCGAAGCCAACTGGGCGAAGATCTGTATCGCCAATGCGTCAAGGAATACCTGCAACGCCACGCCTTGACCAGCGTCGTGTCGGATGACTTGCGGCAGGTGATCGAGGAATTGAGCGGTCGCCCCATGGATCGCTTCTTCGATCAATGGCTCTACCACCCGCGGCACCCCGATCTGAAGATCAGCTACAAATGGATGCCTAAAGAGAAACTGGCCAAGGTCAACATCAAGCAGACACAAAAGCTGAGCGAGGATGTCTTGCTGTATCACTTTCCGACGAAGCTTCGTTTCATTGTCGATGGAAAACCCGTCGACCACGAAATCGTTGTCAGCGAGGTCGACGAGGATTTTTACGTCCCCCTGGCGGCGAAACCCTCGATCGTCCGTTTTGATCCCGAGTACACCGTGCTGGCAACCGTGTCGTTCGACAAGTCAAATGACCTGTTGAAACCGCAAATCGAAAACGCCGACGACATGATGGGACGATTGCTTGCCTGTGTCGCGCTTGCCGATCGTAAAACCGATGCGTCGGTCAAATTGCTGGCCGAGCGGCTCAATTCCGATCCGTTTTTTGGTGTTCGAATCGAAGCGGCCAAGGCGCTCGGCAAACATGGATCGGATGAAGCATTGGACGCATTGCAATCGAGCTGGGAGAGTCAGTCGGACGCTCGTGTACGGCAAGCTGTCGTGCAACGATTGTTCGGACGGTTCACCCCGGAAACCCTGGAGTTGGCGTTGGAGGTACTGGAAAAGGAGTCCAATCCCGCGATCCAGGTGGCGGCGATCGGGGCGTTGGGTAAGTTTCATGGGGACGCGTCGAAACAGAAACTGACGGAGTTGCTGGAATCCGATTCGTTCGGCAATGAGGTGGCTGACGCGGCGATTGCGGCGATCGGCAAAATGAATGACCCCGAGTTGGTCCCCGCCTTGCTGACCGTGCTCCAAAAGCGTCAAAGCGAACTGGACGCACGCGATTTCGGACGCGGACTTGGGGCACTGGCCAAGACTGCCCGACCGCTTGAAGACAAGGACCAGGTCTTTCAATTCATCCGCTCACACGTGGAGCATCCCAAGTCGACGGTCCGCACGGCGGCGCTCAGTGCCCTCGGACAACTCGGTGACCGGCGCGCCGTCGCGGTGATCGAATCGTACAGTGATTCGGGCGACAGCCGGATCGCCGGCGCCGCGAAACGCGCCCTCGGCGAACTCAACGCGTCACGTCCACTGGTCCCGACCGAGATCATCGAGCTTCGCAAGACGATGACCGAACTGAAACGGGAAACGGAAAAGCTGAAAGCCGAGCTGAAAGATCTTAAGGCACAAGAGGCGGCCAGTGATGACTGA
- a CDS encoding Gfo/Idh/MocA family protein, translating to MLHRRQFIAGTAAGLAAAPAFVRGQNLNSRVQIAGIGCDGKGWSDISEMHSHDSTEMVAYCDVDLSRTEKVKKLTPQAPVFQDFREMLAKHGDAIDAVTVSTPDHMHAFIGLDAMRQGKHVYCQKPLTHNVWEARQMALQAKKSGVITRLGNQIHSHEFYRTAVAAIQSGVIGKVKEVRSWCAATGHGKSFHISRPKTLEDVPKTLAWNLWLGVAPERPYGGWKIYHPWGWRDWQDFGNGALGDFGCHILDPVFTALKINGAPLELTADHTGLNDEVWPAQTTVKYVFPGTEWTVGGKLPITWYDGGRLPSLRGTDFPSNQALPKSGSLFVGENATLVLPHVGAPFVSNGVLLDKVEGLNHYHGWVDGIISGQQPSDGFDYGGPLTEAVLLGNVAVRYRGTKLTWNGKAMQFTNDDSANAWLRRDYRDGWDIAAV from the coding sequence ATGCTTCATCGTCGTCAATTCATCGCCGGTACCGCCGCCGGACTTGCCGCCGCCCCCGCCTTTGTCCGCGGCCAAAACCTGAACTCTCGCGTCCAGATCGCCGGAATCGGATGCGACGGCAAGGGCTGGTCGGACATCAGCGAAATGCACTCCCACGACTCGACCGAGATGGTGGCGTATTGCGACGTCGATCTCTCTCGCACCGAGAAGGTCAAAAAGCTCACCCCGCAGGCGCCGGTCTTCCAAGATTTTCGTGAAATGTTGGCCAAGCACGGTGACGCGATCGACGCGGTGACCGTTTCGACCCCCGATCACATGCACGCCTTCATCGGCCTGGACGCGATGCGTCAGGGCAAGCACGTGTACTGTCAAAAGCCGCTGACGCACAACGTCTGGGAAGCGAGACAGATGGCGTTGCAAGCCAAAAAGTCGGGCGTCATCACGCGACTTGGCAATCAAATCCATTCGCACGAATTTTACCGGACCGCCGTGGCTGCGATTCAGTCCGGCGTGATCGGGAAGGTCAAGGAAGTGCGTAGCTGGTGTGCGGCGACCGGCCACGGCAAATCGTTTCACATCAGTCGCCCCAAGACGCTCGAAGACGTCCCCAAGACGTTGGCCTGGAATCTGTGGCTGGGTGTCGCACCGGAACGACCCTACGGCGGATGGAAGATCTATCACCCCTGGGGTTGGCGCGATTGGCAAGACTTCGGCAACGGCGCGCTCGGTGACTTCGGCTGCCACATCCTGGACCCGGTTTTCACGGCGCTGAAAATCAACGGAGCACCGTTGGAATTGACTGCCGATCACACGGGGCTGAACGATGAAGTCTGGCCGGCCCAAACGACCGTCAAGTATGTGTTCCCGGGGACCGAATGGACGGTCGGTGGCAAGCTGCCGATCACGTGGTATGACGGCGGTCGGTTGCCGAGTCTGCGTGGCACGGACTTTCCATCGAATCAAGCGTTGCCGAAAAGCGGTTCGCTGTTCGTCGGCGAAAACGCCACGTTGGTTTTGCCGCACGTCGGGGCACCCTTCGTCTCCAACGGTGTCCTTTTGGACAAGGTTGAAGGCTTGAACCACTATCACGGTTGGGTCGACGGAATCATCAGCGGCCAACAGCCCAGCGACGGGTTTGACTACGGCGGTCCGCTCACCGAAGCGGTGCTGTTGGGCAACGTCGCGGTGCGTTATCGCGGGACCAAGCTGACGTGGAACGGCAAAGCGATGCAATTCACCAACGACGATTCGGCCAACGCCTGGCTGCGCCGAGACTACCGCGACGGCTGGGACATTGCCGCGGTGTAA